A stretch of the Nitratireductor thuwali genome encodes the following:
- a CDS encoding branched-chain amino acid ABC transporter permease → MNGRLALILAAALVALAALALAPFYLGPYQIGLLIGLTGYVTLSSAWALFSGPTRYVSLATVAFFGIGAYTVAALNEVLPYPLVLAAAAAIGLAVALVVGLSTLRLAGVYFVIFTFGLAELVRQLVTWYEVNVTGTLGRYIFMSFGPEQIYWQLLALMAITLFISWWIGRNRLGLALKVIGDDEVVAAHCGIYIARTKLALFALSAVIITLVGAIQAPRWTYVEPGIVFNPTLSFLTLIMALLGGANRLWGPALGAVPLFLLFEWLSARFPDHYSIILGLLFILIVFALPGGVAAFAERMFGQRKPTPQMPGAESALARDTAEARR, encoded by the coding sequence ATGAATGGACGCCTCGCCCTCATCCTTGCCGCCGCGCTTGTCGCTCTCGCCGCGCTGGCCTTGGCGCCCTTCTATCTAGGGCCATATCAGATCGGGCTTCTGATCGGGCTTACCGGCTATGTGACGCTTTCCAGCGCGTGGGCGCTTTTCTCCGGCCCCACCCGTTACGTCTCACTGGCGACGGTTGCGTTTTTCGGCATCGGCGCCTACACGGTCGCTGCGCTGAACGAAGTGCTGCCCTATCCCCTGGTGCTAGCTGCGGCCGCGGCCATTGGGCTTGCCGTGGCGCTGGTGGTCGGCCTTTCCACCCTCAGGCTGGCCGGCGTCTATTTCGTCATATTCACCTTCGGGCTTGCCGAACTCGTGCGCCAACTCGTCACCTGGTACGAGGTCAACGTCACCGGCACGCTCGGCCGCTACATCTTCATGTCGTTCGGGCCGGAGCAAATCTACTGGCAACTCCTGGCATTGATGGCGATCACGCTGTTCATATCGTGGTGGATCGGCCGCAACAGGCTGGGCCTAGCGCTGAAGGTGATCGGCGACGATGAAGTCGTGGCGGCCCATTGCGGAATCTATATCGCCCGCACGAAGCTTGCCCTGTTCGCGCTGAGCGCCGTCATCATAACCCTGGTCGGCGCGATCCAGGCACCGCGTTGGACCTATGTCGAGCCCGGCATCGTCTTTAACCCCACCCTGTCGTTTCTCACCCTGATCATGGCGCTTCTGGGCGGGGCCAACCGGCTGTGGGGACCGGCGCTCGGAGCGGTGCCGCTGTTCCTGCTCTTCGAATGGCTATCGGCCAGGTTTCCGGATCATTATTCCATCATTCTCGGTCTTCTTTTCATCCTGATCGTCTTCGCCCTGCCGGGCGGCGTCGCGGCCTTTGCGGAGCGCATGTTTGGCCAGCGAAAGCCCACCCCACAGATGCCGGGCGCCGAAAGCGCGCTTGCCCGTGACACGGCGGAGGCCAGGCGATGA
- a CDS encoding branched-chain amino acid ABC transporter permease, with protein MLTTAIIAGLVLGGTYALVAMGLTLQYGIARIMNLAYGETMIAAAFAAFVLKDALGLNPVTGLLLVVPAGFAFGYAIYGVMMRPLVARAGDRGALEIDSILATFGLLFVIQGVLLVLFGSNYMSYSYLNIPVSILGANIAANRLLALGLALTIGLTLYALLRYTRWGTAIRAVAVAPQSAVLVGIDVNRAARFAFALGGALAAAGGVVVSMYQTFTATSGVTFTMKALIVVIMGGVGNLLGALSAGLILGMVETFVATYLEPGLTLAATYAIFLTLLLWRPQGLFGKATR; from the coding sequence ATGCTGACGACCGCAATTATTGCAGGTCTGGTGCTGGGCGGCACCTATGCGCTGGTGGCGATGGGGCTTACGCTACAATACGGCATCGCCCGCATCATGAACCTGGCCTATGGCGAGACCATGATCGCCGCGGCCTTCGCCGCATTCGTTCTCAAGGATGCGCTGGGCCTAAATCCGGTGACGGGCCTACTTCTGGTGGTCCCGGCAGGCTTTGCCTTCGGCTACGCCATCTATGGCGTCATGATGCGCCCACTGGTGGCAAGGGCCGGAGACCGCGGCGCACTGGAGATCGATTCGATCCTCGCCACTTTCGGTCTTCTCTTCGTCATCCAAGGGGTACTCCTCGTTCTCTTCGGCTCGAACTATATGAGCTATTCCTATCTGAACATCCCGGTCTCGATCCTGGGGGCGAACATTGCCGCCAACAGGCTTCTCGCCCTGGGGCTGGCCCTCACTATCGGTCTGACGCTTTACGCCCTGCTTCGTTACACGCGCTGGGGCACGGCGATCCGTGCCGTCGCCGTCGCTCCGCAATCGGCTGTGCTCGTGGGCATCGACGTCAATCGCGCCGCGCGCTTTGCCTTTGCGCTCGGTGGCGCCCTGGCCGCGGCCGGCGGCGTGGTCGTCTCCATGTACCAGACTTTCACCGCCACATCGGGCGTGACCTTCACCATGAAGGCGCTGATCGTCGTCATCATGGGCGGTGTAGGCAATCTTCTCGGCGCGCTCAGCGCCGGGCTCATCCTCGGCATGGTCGAGACCTTCGTCGCCACCTACCTGGAGCCCGGCCTGACGCTCGCCGCCACCTATGCGATTTTCCTGACGCTGCTTCTGTGGCGGCCGCAGGGCCTGTTCGGAAAGGCGACGCGATGA